One part of the Esox lucius isolate fEsoLuc1 chromosome 10, fEsoLuc1.pri, whole genome shotgun sequence genome encodes these proteins:
- the heyl gene encoding hairy/enhancer-of-split related with YRPW motif-like protein → MKRPHDDYSSPDSDDMDELIDVGQEDGFCPDTGSMSPGNTSQVLARKKRRGIIEKRRRDRINHSLSELRRLVPSAFEKQGSSKLEKAEILQMTVDHLKLLHAMGGKGYFDARALAVDYRTLGFRECVGEVVRYLSSLDGGVDSPDPIGARLVSHLSHCASELDPLLLQTPPTSTVLPFPPWPWVSSYHHVTPPGTSPHSFSMGSRELEILGSGPGGYTPHPALRVAPLGGQNIRAPALVSGVRRVPSLPQPSSPSSPANRLTQQSPRGSPHHHPATSSSSAPPQVSFRPFAPLGSSTGQRRVVGGSAKAPKAWATEIGAF, encoded by the exons atgaagaggcCTCATGATGACTACAGCTCTCCAGACTCTGATGACATGGACGAGCTGATTGACGTGGGACAGGAAGACGGCTTCTG TCCAGATACAGGATCCATGTCCCCAGGTAACACATCACAGGTTCTGGCCCGCAAGAAAAGACGAGGG ATCATTGAGAAGAGACGCAGAGACCGCATCAACCACAGCCTATCAGAACTCAGGAGACTGGTGCCCAGTGCCTTTGAGAAACAG GGCTCATCTAAGTTGGAGAAGGCTGAGATTTTACAGATGACTGTGGACCATCTGAAACTGCTGCACGCCATGGGGGGGAAAG gtTATTTTGATGCTCGTGCTCTTGCCGTGGACTACAGGACACTGGGGTTTCGGGAGTGTGTGGGGGAGGTAGTCCGGTATCTCAGCTCCCTGGATGGGGGTGTTGACTCTCCGGATCCCATTGGAGCCCGTCTGGTCTCACACCTCTCCCACTGTGCCAGTGAACTGGACCCCCTTCTCCTCCAGACACCACCCACCTCCACTGttctcccctttcctccctgGCCATGGGTGTCCTCCTATCACCATGTGACGCCACCTGGCACGTCTCCTCACTCCTTCTCCATGGGGAGCAGAGAGCTGGAGATCCTGGGGAGCGGCCCTGGGGGTTATACGCCCCATCCTGCCCTGCGTGTCGCCCCTCTGGGGGGCCAGAACATACGTGCCCCTGCCTTGGTGTCTGGGGTTCGCAGGGTGCCCTCTCTTCCCCAGccctcctcaccttcctcacccGCTAACAGACTTACCCAGCAGTCCCCAAGGGGttccccccaccaccaccccgccacctcctcctcatcagCTCCTCCACAAGTCTCCTTCAGACCATTCGCCCCTCTGGGGTCTTCTACGGGCCAGCGCAGGGTCGTGGGAGGTTCTGCCAAGGCTCCAAAGGCCTGGGCGACTGAAATAGGAGCCTTTTGA
- the zbtb8b gene encoding zinc finger and BTB domain-containing protein 8B, translating to MEVSGYQSKLLCELNEQRKRDFFCDCSIVVEGRVFKAHRNVLFAGSGYFRALLVHYLQDSGQRHSTASLDIVTSEAFSAILDFLYSGRLDLRSDNVIEVMSAASYLQMTDVVAFCKGYIRSSLEICNREKERERDKERDRERDSEGPADSVTPALPPPSSSDCVVVSVPSLSLERDRASNGASNGASDVPPSGVADPLSLATPIPRLPTPPGLPTPPGPSRDSESDCSSRGEFPSHSGGQTPHGHGNQSNPSSSSTSGLTMELVHPKIEYDPDDEPEEGSPDTKDLALFMGPPLHHHHHHPDHHNHHDRLPSSSPSPSSERSSLGFGGCHARQFMDVLLRASSSPHRDRGEHSQMFAQGLGLGVGGGRVDEGLGMGGSSIMEIQSDWYGEDTGDGLLVPVKLHKCPFCPYTAKQKGILKRHIRCHTGERPFPCQTCGKRFTRQEHLRSHSLSVHRSSWPVVCKGCRRSFTGALSHGLKRFGLCDNCTCVTTTGHDNSPPAHINLNGQPEPMERGDGDSDWPSFMDEGDELDGGGGVTEELGDKADLHRRLAEIPSTADMKDRRQEKEEFNFRTQY from the exons ATGGAGGTGTCAGGCTACCAGTCCAAGCTCCTCTGTGAGCTCAATGAACAGCGAAAGAGGGACTTCTTCTGTGACTGCAGCATAGTGGTCGAGGGGAGGGTTTTCAAGGCCCATCGCAATGTCCTATTCGCCGGCAGTGGCTACTTCCGCGCCCTGTTGGTTCACTATCTGCAG GACAGTGGTCAGCGCCACAGCACGGCTTCTCTGGACATCGTGACGTCCGAGGCCTTCTCCGCCatcctggacttcctgtatTCTGGCCGCCTGGACCTGCGCAGTGACAATGTCATCGAGGTGATGTCAGCGGCCAGCTACCTCCAGATGACCGACGTGGTGGCCTTTTGTAAAGGCTACATTCGCTCCTCTCTGGAGATCTgcaatagagagaaagagagggagagagacaaggagagagaccgTGAGCGGGATAGTGAGGGGCCGGCTGATAGCGTGACCCCTGccttgccccccccctcctccagtGACTGTGTCGTGGTGTCCGTTCCATCGCTGTCCCTAGAGCGAGACCGGGCTTCAAACGGAGCTTCAAACGGAGCTTCAGACGTTCCCCCTTCTGGTGTGGCAGACCCTCTGTCTTTGGCCACCCCCATCCCCAGACTCCCCACGCCCCCAGGACTCCCCACGCCCCCCGGGCCCAGCAGAGACTCTGAGAGTGACTGCAGCTCTCGCGGGGAGTTCCCATCTCATAGTGGGGGCCAGACCCCCCACGGACACGGTAACCAATcaaacccctcctcctcctcgacCTCCGGGTTGACCATGGAGCTGGTGCACCCCAAGATCGAGTATGACCCTGATGATGAGCCAGAAGAGGGGTCCCCCGATACCAAAGACCTGGCGTTGTTCATGGGACCCCcccttcaccaccaccaccaccacccagaccaccacaaccaccacgaCAGGCTTCCATCCTCCAGCCCTTCGCCCAGCAGCGAGCGTTCCTCTTTGGGCTTCGGGGGATGCCATGCCAGGCAGTTCATGGATGTGTTGTTACGAGCCAGCTCCAGTCCCCACAGGGACAGAGGGGAGCACAGCCAGATGTTTGCCCAGGGATTGGGCCTGGGAGTTGGGGGAGGCAGGGTGGACGAGGGTCTGGGGATGGGAGGATCCTCCATTATGGAGATTCAGAGTGACTGGTATGGAGAGGACACAG GCGATGGGTTGTTGGTACCGGTGAAGCTCCATAAGTGTCCGTTCTGCCCGTACACGGCCAAACAGAAGGGCATTCTGAAAAGACACATCCGCTGTCACACTGGGGAGAGGCCTTTCCCCTGTCAGACCTGTGGAAAGAGGTTCACGCGGCAGGAACACCTCCGCAGCCATTCGCTCAGT GTGCATCGCTCCAGCTGGCCTGTGGTGTGTAAGGGGTGTCGACGCAGTTTCACTGGAGCCCTCTCCCACGGACTGAAACGATTTGGCCTCTGTGACAACTGTACGTGTGTCACTACCACAGGCCACGACAACTCACCCCCTGCACACATCAACCTCAACGGCCAACCAGAGCCCATGGAACGCGGGGATGGAGACAGCGATTGGCCCAGCTTCATGGATGAAGGGGATGAGCTGGATGGTGGAGGCGGGGTTACAGAGGAACTAGGTGATAAAGCAGACCTACACAGACGACTGGCAGAGATCCCATCCACAGCGGACATGAAGGACAGGAGACAGGAAAAGGAGGAATTCAACTTCCGGACACAGTATTAG
- the LOC105009640 gene encoding tissue alpha-L-fucosidase isoform X2 produces the protein MLRRTSDDSNNTIALFQQKRKYSTHCRRNLRAERYVVFVSKHHEGFCNWPSEVSWNWNSVDIGPHRDLVGELAEAVRKREGLHFGLYHSLYEWFNPLYLKDKASGFKTQDFVFQKTLPELVHLVNTYKPELIWSDGDWEAPDTYWNSTEFLAWLYNDSPVKDYVVVNDRWGKGCYCTHGGYYNCADRFTPGTLPDHKWEKCQSVDNRSWGYRRNMKLIELMDLPTIIQDMVYVVALGGNYLLNISPMEDGMISPLFEERLRGMGGWLAVNGEAIYASKPWRVQGENTTVPVWYTSKNNTVYAIMLEWPSKLMLNLEVPKTTKDTIVTLLDNPSVPLKWLPTEPAGMVILMPEDTPVSHGQAWVLKLVEVA, from the exons ATGTTACGCAGGACATCTGACGACTCAAACAACACCATTGCCCTGTTCCAGCAGAAACGGAAGTACAGCACACATTGTCGACGGAACTTGAGGGCTGAAAG ATATGTGGTGTTCGTATCCAAGCACCACGAGGGCTTCTGTAATTGGCCGTCTGAAGTATCCTGGAACTGGAACTCAGTGGACATCGGGCCCCACAGGGATCTGGTCGGAGAACTGGCCGAGGCTGTCCGCAAGAG GGAGGGACTACACTTTGGCCTGTACCATTCTCTGTATGAATGGTTCAACCCACTTTACCTGAAGGACAAAGCATCTGGGTTCAAGACCCAAGACTTTGTCTTCCAGAAGACCCTTCCTGAATTGGTCCACCTGGTGAATACCTACAAGCCGGAGTTGATCTGGTCCGATGGGGATTGGGAAGCACCAGACACCTACTGGAACTCTACAGAATTCCTGGCCTGGCTGTACAACGACAGTCCTGTCAAG GACTATGTGGTGGTCAACGACAGATGGGGGAAGGGCTGTTACTGTACCCATGGTGGATACTACAACTGTGCTGACAG GTTCACTCCAGGCACTCTGCCAGATCACAAGTGGGAAAAATGCCAGTCGGTTGACAACCGCTCCTGGGGTTACCGTAGAAACATGAAGCTCATCGAGCTGATGGACCTGCCTACCATCATACAG GACATGGTGTATGTGGTGGCCCTGGGGGGTAACTACCTGCTGAACATTAGCCCCATGGAGGACGGCATGATCTCCCCTCTCTTTGAGGAACGTCTGAGGGGAATGGGGGGCTGGCTGGCGGTCAACGGAGAGGCCATCTATGCCTCCAAACCCTGGAGAGTCCAGGGGGAGAACACCACCGTGCCGGTCTG GTACACCTCCAAGAACAACACAGTGTATGCCATCAtgctggagtggcctagcaagCTGATGCTAAATCTGGAAGTGCCAAAAaccaccaaggacaccatt GTCACACTGCTGGACAACCCGTCTGTTCCTCTGAAGTGGCTACCCACAGAGCCTGCGGGCATGGTGATCCTCATGCCTGAAGACACGCCAGTCTCCCACGGTCAGGCCTGGGTACTGAAGCTGGTGGAAGTGGCATGA
- the LOC105009640 gene encoding tissue alpha-L-fucosidase isoform X1: protein MAGTTNLIMKTLLLFPVVALSPGTAVRYSANWTSIDSRPLPPWYDEAKIGIFIHWGVFSVPGFGQFSEWFWWWWKGAQREAEVDFMNKHYPPNFEYTDFANNFRAQFFNPDDWADIFESSGAKYVVFVSKHHEGFCNWPSEVSWNWNSVDIGPHRDLVGELAEAVRKREGLHFGLYHSLYEWFNPLYLKDKASGFKTQDFVFQKTLPELVHLVNTYKPELIWSDGDWEAPDTYWNSTEFLAWLYNDSPVKDYVVVNDRWGKGCYCTHGGYYNCADRFTPGTLPDHKWEKCQSVDNRSWGYRRNMKLIELMDLPTIIQDMVYVVALGGNYLLNISPMEDGMISPLFEERLRGMGGWLAVNGEAIYASKPWRVQGENTTVPVWYTSKNNTVYAIMLEWPSKLMLNLEVPKTTKDTIVTLLDNPSVPLKWLPTEPAGMVILMPEDTPVSHGQAWVLKLVEVA from the exons ATGGCAGGTACGACTAACTTGATAATGAAAACGTTGCTGCTATTCCCCGTAGTTGCACTATCTCCTGGCACTGCTGTGCGATATTCGGCAAATTGGACAAGTATCGATTCCCGCCCGCTACCACCTTGGTACGACGAGGCGAAGATCGGGATTTTCATCCACTGGGGAGTATTTTCCGTCCCTGGGTTCGGCCAGTTCAGCGAGTGGTTCTGGTGGTGGTGGAAAGGtgcacagagagaggcagaggttGACTTTATGAACAAACACTACCCGCCGAACTTTGAGTACACCGATTTTGCGAACAATTTCAGAGCGCAGTTCTTCAACCCAGATGACTGGGCAGACATATTTGAATCTTCTGGAGCCAA ATATGTGGTGTTCGTATCCAAGCACCACGAGGGCTTCTGTAATTGGCCGTCTGAAGTATCCTGGAACTGGAACTCAGTGGACATCGGGCCCCACAGGGATCTGGTCGGAGAACTGGCCGAGGCTGTCCGCAAGAG GGAGGGACTACACTTTGGCCTGTACCATTCTCTGTATGAATGGTTCAACCCACTTTACCTGAAGGACAAAGCATCTGGGTTCAAGACCCAAGACTTTGTCTTCCAGAAGACCCTTCCTGAATTGGTCCACCTGGTGAATACCTACAAGCCGGAGTTGATCTGGTCCGATGGGGATTGGGAAGCACCAGACACCTACTGGAACTCTACAGAATTCCTGGCCTGGCTGTACAACGACAGTCCTGTCAAG GACTATGTGGTGGTCAACGACAGATGGGGGAAGGGCTGTTACTGTACCCATGGTGGATACTACAACTGTGCTGACAG GTTCACTCCAGGCACTCTGCCAGATCACAAGTGGGAAAAATGCCAGTCGGTTGACAACCGCTCCTGGGGTTACCGTAGAAACATGAAGCTCATCGAGCTGATGGACCTGCCTACCATCATACAG GACATGGTGTATGTGGTGGCCCTGGGGGGTAACTACCTGCTGAACATTAGCCCCATGGAGGACGGCATGATCTCCCCTCTCTTTGAGGAACGTCTGAGGGGAATGGGGGGCTGGCTGGCGGTCAACGGAGAGGCCATCTATGCCTCCAAACCCTGGAGAGTCCAGGGGGAGAACACCACCGTGCCGGTCTG GTACACCTCCAAGAACAACACAGTGTATGCCATCAtgctggagtggcctagcaagCTGATGCTAAATCTGGAAGTGCCAAAAaccaccaaggacaccatt GTCACACTGCTGGACAACCCGTCTGTTCCTCTGAAGTGGCTACCCACAGAGCCTGCGGGCATGGTGATCCTCATGCCTGAAGACACGCCAGTCTCCCACGGTCAGGCCTGGGTACTGAAGCTGGTGGAAGTGGCATGA
- the LOC117594958 gene encoding uncharacterized protein LOC117594958 isoform X1: MFSLSDILRCQSDILRCQSDILRCQSDILRCQSDILRCQSDILRCQSDILLCQSDILLCQSDILLCQSDILLCQSDILLCQSDILLCQSDILLCQSDKLRCQSDILLCQSDILLCQSDILLCQSDILLCQSDILLCQSDILCCQSDKLRCQSDKLRCQSDKLRCQSDKLRCQSDILLFQSDILLFQSDILLFQSDILLFQSDILLCQSDILLCQSDILLCQSDILLCQSDILLCQSDILLCQSDILCCQSDKLRCQSDKLRCQSDKLRCQSDILLCQSDILLCQSDILLCQSDILLCQSDILLCQSDILLCQSDILRCQSDILLCQSDILLCQSDILLFQSDILLCQSDIMRCQSDILLCQSDILQIKVIGLKNPTFTWQGNTFSYYNILIPVQSSHIHTWMFRSYWS; this comes from the exons ATGTTTAGCCTGTCCGATATACTGCGTTGTCAGTCCGATATACTGCGTTGTCAGTCCGATATACTGCGTTGTCAGTCCGATATACTGCGTTGTCAGTCCGATATACTGCGTTGTCAGTCCGATATACTGCGTTGTCAGTCCGATATACTGCTGTGTCAGTCCGATATACTGCTGTGTCAGTCCGATATACTGCTGTGTCAGTCCGATATACTGCTGTGTCAGTCCGATATACTGCTGTGTCAGTCCGATATACTGCTGTGTCAGTCCGATATACTGCTGTGTCAGTCCGATAAACTCCGTTGTCAGTCCGAT ATACTGCTGTGTCAGTCCGATATACTGCTGTGTCAGTCCGATATACTGCTGTGTCAGTCCGATATACTGCTGTGTCAGTCCGATATACTGCTGTGTCAGTCCGATATACTCTGTTGTCAGTCCGATAAACTCCGTTGTCAGTCCGATAAACTCCGTTGTCAGTCCGATAAACTCCGTTGTCAGTCCGATAAACTCCGTTGTCAGTCCGATATACTGCTGTTTCAGTCCGATATACTGCTGTTTCAGTCCGATATACTGCTGTTTCAGTCCGATATACTGCTGTTTCAGTCCGATATACTGCTGTGTCAGTCCGATATACTGCTGTGTCAGTCCGATATACTGCTGTGTCAGTCCGATATACTGCTGTGTCAGTCCGATATACTGCTGTGTCAGTCCGATATACTGCTGTGTCAGTCCGATATACTCTGTTGTCAGTCCGATAAACTCCGTTGTCAGTCCGATAAACTCCGTTGTCAGTCCGATAAACTCCGTTGTCAGTCCGATATACTGCTGTGTCAGTCCGATATACTGCTGTGTCAGTCCGATATACTGCTGTGTCAGTCCGATATACTGCTGTGTCAGTCCGATATACTGCTGTGTCAGTCCGATATACTGCTGTGTCAGTCCGATATACTGCGTTGTCAGTCCGATATACTGCTGTGTCAGTCCGATATACTGCTGTGTCAGTCCGATATACTGCTGTTTCAGTCCGATATACTGCTGTGTCAGTCCGATATCATGCGTTGTCAGTCCGATATACTGCTGTGTCAGTCTGATATATTGCAGATCAAGGTCATAGGTTTAAAAAATCCCACCTTTACATGGCAAGGTAATACATTCtcttattataatattttaatacCTGTCCAGTCCTCTCATATACACACGTGGATGTTTCGTTCCTACTGGAGTTGA
- the LOC117594958 gene encoding uncharacterized protein LOC117594958 isoform X2: MFSLSDILRCQSDILRCQSDILRCQSDILRCQSDILRCQSDILRCQSDILLCQSDILLCQSDILLCQSDILLCQSDILLCQSDILLCQSDILLCQSDKLRCQSDILRCQSDILLFQSDILLFQSDIMRCQSDILLCQSDILLCQSDILLCQSDILLCQSDILLCQSDILLCQSDILLCQSDILLCQSDILLCQSDILLCQSDILLCQSDILCCQSDKLRCQSDKLRCQSDKLRCQSDILLCQSDILLCQSDILLCQSDILLCQSDILLCQSDILLCQSDILRCQSDILLCQSDILLCQSDILLFQSDILLCQSDIMRCQSDILLCQSDILQIKVIGLKNPTFTWQGNTFSYYNILIPVQSSHIHTWMFRSYWS; encoded by the exons ATGTTTAGCCTGTCCGATATACTGCGTTGTCAGTCCGATATACTGCGTTGTCAGTCCGATATACTGCGTTGTCAGTCCGATATACTGCGTTGTCAGTCCGATATACTGCGTTGTCAGTCCGATATACTGCGTTGTCAGTCCGATATACTGCTGTGTCAGTCCGATATACTGCTGTGTCAGTCCGATATACTGCTGTGTCAGTCCGATATACTGCTGTGTCAGTCCGATATACTGCTGTGTCAGTCCGATATACTGCTGTGTCAGTCCGATATACTGCTGTGTCAGTCCGATAAACTCCGTTGTCAGTCCGATATACTTCGTTGTCAGTCCGATATACTGCTGTTTCAGTCCGATATACTGCTGTTTCAGTCCGATATCATGCGTTGTCAGTCCGATATACTGCTGTGTCAGTCCGATATACTGCTGTGTCAGTCCGATATACTGCTGTGTCAGTCCGATATACTGCTGTGTCAGTCCGATATACTGCTGTGTCAGTCCGAT ATACTGCTGTGTCAGTCCGATATACTGCTGTGTCAGTCCGATATACTGCTGTGTCAGTCCGATATACTGCTGTGTCAGTCCGATATACTGCTGTGTCAGTCCGATATACTGCTGTGTCAGTCCGATATACTCTGTTGTCAGTCCGATAAACTCCGTTGTCAGTCCGATAAACTCCGTTGTCAGTCCGATAAACTCCGTTGTCAGTCCGATATACTGCTGTGTCAGTCCGATATACTGCTGTGTCAGTCCGATATACTGCTGTGTCAGTCCGATATACTGCTGTGTCAGTCCGATATACTGCTGTGTCAGTCCGATATACTGCTGTGTCAGTCCGATATACTGCGTTGTCAGTCCGATATACTGCTGTGTCAGTCCGATATACTGCTGTGTCAGTCCGATATACTGCTGTTTCAGTCCGATATACTGCTGTGTCAGTCCGATATCATGCGTTGTCAGTCCGATATACTGCTGTGTCAGTCTGATATATTGCAGATCAAGGTCATAGGTTTAAAAAATCCCACCTTTACATGGCAAGGTAATACATTCtcttattataatattttaatacCTGTCCAGTCCTCTCATATACACACGTGGATGTTTCGTTCCTACTGGAGTTGA